From Streptomyces fungicidicus, one genomic window encodes:
- a CDS encoding alpha/beta fold hydrolase: MGTITTPDGTTIFYKDWGPRDGQPIVFHHGWPLSADDWDNQMLFFLSHGHRVIAHDRRGHGRSSQTPSGHDMDTYAADVAALAGALDLRDAVHVGHSTGGGEVARYVARAEPGRVAKAVLVGAVPPVMVKSESNPGGLPIEVFDGFRAALAANRAQFFIDVPSGPFYGFNRPGAEVSQGLIDNWWRQGMMGAANAHYECIKAFSETDFTEDLRKIDVPVLVAHGTDDQVVPYEDSAPLTAELLKNATLKSYEGYPHGMLSTHPDVLNADILAFVRS; this comes from the coding sequence ATGGGCACGATCACCACCCCCGACGGTACGACGATCTTCTACAAGGACTGGGGTCCGCGCGACGGTCAGCCGATCGTCTTCCACCACGGCTGGCCGCTCAGCGCGGACGACTGGGACAACCAGATGCTGTTCTTCCTGTCCCACGGCCATCGCGTGATCGCGCACGACCGGCGCGGTCACGGACGTTCCAGCCAGACCCCGTCCGGCCACGACATGGACACCTACGCCGCCGACGTGGCGGCGCTGGCCGGCGCCCTCGATCTGCGGGACGCCGTGCACGTCGGGCACTCGACCGGCGGCGGCGAGGTCGCGCGCTACGTCGCCCGGGCCGAGCCGGGCCGGGTCGCCAAGGCGGTGCTGGTCGGCGCGGTCCCGCCGGTCATGGTCAAGTCCGAGTCCAATCCCGGCGGTCTGCCGATCGAGGTCTTCGACGGGTTCCGCGCGGCCCTGGCCGCCAACCGCGCGCAGTTCTTCATCGATGTGCCGTCCGGCCCGTTCTACGGGTTCAACCGGCCCGGCGCGGAGGTCTCCCAGGGGCTGATCGACAACTGGTGGCGGCAGGGGATGATGGGCGCGGCCAACGCCCACTACGAGTGCATCAAGGCGTTCTCGGAGACCGACTTCACCGAGGACCTCAGGAAGATCGACGTTCCGGTCCTCGTGGCGCACGGCACCGACGACCAGGTGGTGCCCTACGAGGACTCCGCGCCGTTGACCGCCGAGCTGCTCAAGAACGCGACCCTGAAGTCGTACGAGGGATATCCGCACGGCATGCTGTCGACCCACCCGGACGTCCTCAACGCCGACATCCTCGCCTTCGTGCGGTCGTAG
- a CDS encoding MFS transporter, which translates to MAGDRRGWRVCLLGGAVFGVCMTGTTLPTPLYPLYQQKFGFSELTVTVVYAVYAFAVIGVLLLAGNASDAVGRRPVLQWGLGCAAASAGCFLLATGLGWLYAGRLLSGLSAGLFTGAATAYVMEAAPRAGDSRATFVATAVNMGGLGCGPLLAGVLAQYAPWPLYLPFGVHLALVACSSAVLLWLPETVRERRPLSTVRPQRPGVPAPVRPVFGPAATASFVGFALFGVFTSVSPAFLAESLQVTDHAVSGLVVALAFFASIGGQLTAGRVPVRRSLPLGCAGLLAGLALLAGALYGNLLALVVLSALTGGFGQGLAFRGALTAVGEASPEDRRAAVISTLFVVAYLGISVPVIGVGLLTGPMGLEGAGLVFIACMGALVVAAAAYLLRRPVPAAT; encoded by the coding sequence ATGGCCGGTGATCGCCGCGGATGGCGGGTGTGTCTGCTCGGCGGTGCGGTGTTCGGGGTGTGCATGACCGGCACCACGCTGCCGACCCCGCTCTACCCCCTGTACCAGCAGAAGTTCGGCTTCTCCGAGCTGACGGTCACCGTGGTGTACGCCGTGTACGCCTTCGCCGTCATCGGCGTGCTGCTGCTGGCGGGCAACGCCTCGGACGCCGTGGGCAGGCGTCCCGTACTGCAGTGGGGACTGGGCTGCGCGGCCGCGAGCGCCGGCTGCTTCCTGCTGGCCACCGGCCTGGGCTGGCTGTACGCCGGGCGGCTGCTGTCGGGGCTCTCCGCCGGACTCTTCACCGGGGCCGCCACGGCGTACGTCATGGAAGCGGCGCCGCGGGCCGGTGACTCGCGGGCCACGTTCGTCGCCACCGCCGTCAACATGGGCGGCCTCGGCTGCGGTCCGCTGCTCGCCGGGGTGCTCGCCCAGTACGCGCCCTGGCCGCTGTACCTGCCGTTCGGCGTGCACCTCGCCCTGGTGGCCTGCTCGTCCGCTGTCCTGTTGTGGCTCCCGGAGACCGTGCGGGAGCGCCGCCCGCTGAGCACCGTACGACCGCAGCGGCCCGGGGTGCCCGCTCCGGTGCGGCCGGTGTTCGGGCCCGCGGCCACCGCGTCGTTCGTCGGATTCGCGCTGTTCGGCGTGTTCACCTCCGTCAGCCCCGCGTTCCTCGCGGAGTCCCTCCAGGTGACCGACCACGCCGTGAGCGGGCTGGTCGTGGCGCTGGCGTTCTTCGCGTCGATCGGAGGGCAGCTGACCGCCGGCCGGGTCCCGGTGCGCCGCTCGCTGCCGCTGGGCTGCGCCGGGCTCCTCGCCGGACTGGCCCTGCTCGCGGGCGCGTTGTACGGGAATCTGCTGGCGCTGGTGGTGCTGAGCGCCCTCACCGGAGGGTTCGGCCAGGGGCTCGCGTTCCGGGGGGCGCTCACCGCGGTGGGCGAGGCGTCCCCGGAGGACCGGCGGGCGGCGGTGATCTCGACGCTGTTCGTGGTGGCGTACCTGGGCATCTCGGTGCCGGTCATCGGGGTGGGCCTGCTGACCGGCCCGATGGGCCTGGAGGGCGCGGGGCTGGTGTTCATCGCCTGCATGGGAGCCCTCGTCGTGGCCGCGGCGGCCTACCTCCTGCGCCGGCCGGTGCCGGCGGCCACCTGA
- a CDS encoding carbohydrate ABC transporter permease, with amino-acid sequence MTFTDVRTRPARRTVSPLPAARRAHRDRPGERRGPNLTLGASRLSRTLALAALAVMALIWLLPMAWAVLTAFKSEQDASDPLHWIWPRGGFTLHGFRTVIERGDLPLWMLNSLFIAAAVTVVTVTVSAMAGYAFSRTLFRGRRWLFTVVVASILVPPQLLIVPWFQQMLTLNLVDTYAAVILPQTVAPVMVFILKKHFDTIPRELEEAARIDGAGHARVFWSVMMPLSRPMLAAVSIFVFIGAWNNFMWPFVSTSDPALMTLPVGITAVKDAYGVNYAQTMASSVLAALPLVLVFVFFQRHIVKSVATTGLGGQ; translated from the coding sequence ATGACCTTCACCGACGTCCGGACACGGCCCGCGCGCCGCACGGTCTCCCCGCTCCCCGCCGCGCGCCGGGCCCACCGCGACAGGCCGGGCGAGCGGCGCGGCCCCAACCTCACCCTCGGCGCGAGCCGGCTCTCCCGCACCCTGGCCCTCGCGGCACTCGCGGTGATGGCGCTGATCTGGCTGCTGCCGATGGCCTGGGCGGTGCTCACGGCGTTCAAGTCCGAGCAGGACGCCAGCGATCCGCTGCACTGGATCTGGCCGCGGGGCGGCTTCACCCTGCACGGCTTCCGCACCGTGATCGAGCGCGGCGACCTGCCGCTGTGGATGCTGAACAGCCTCTTCATCGCCGCGGCCGTCACCGTCGTCACCGTGACCGTGTCGGCGATGGCCGGCTACGCCTTCTCCCGTACCCTCTTCCGCGGCCGCCGATGGCTGTTCACCGTCGTCGTGGCGTCGATCCTGGTGCCGCCGCAGCTGCTGATCGTCCCCTGGTTCCAGCAGATGCTCACCCTGAACCTGGTGGACACCTACGCGGCGGTGATCCTGCCGCAGACGGTCGCGCCGGTGATGGTCTTCATCCTGAAGAAGCACTTCGACACCATCCCGCGGGAGCTGGAGGAGGCCGCCCGCATCGACGGCGCCGGCCACGCGCGGGTCTTCTGGTCGGTGATGATGCCGCTGTCCCGCCCCATGCTCGCCGCGGTGTCGATCTTCGTGTTCATCGGAGCCTGGAACAACTTCATGTGGCCGTTCGTGTCGACGTCCGACCCGGCACTGATGACCCTGCCGGTCGGCATCACCGCCGTGAAGGACGCCTACGGCGTCAACTACGCCCAGACGATGGCGTCCTCGGTGCTGGCCGCGCTGCCTCTCGTGCTGGTGTTCGTCTTCTTCCAGCGGCACATCGTGAAGTCGGTGGCCACCACCGGCCTGGGCGGTCAGTGA
- a CDS encoding carbohydrate ABC transporter permease, which yields MSTPLASPGGPPSGRTATGPGAALRRALPPGLLFALPFLVLFALFMVWPLVHGVWMSLTDTSLAARDASFIGLDNYTEALGDAEMWRAMWHTVWFTVVSTVPLVAVALTMALLVYTGLPGQWVWRLAFFAPYLLPVGVIGLLWLWLYQPDLGLYNHLLQAVGLDGYAWLSDESVALYAIVIATVWWTVGFNFLLFLAALQAVPDHLYEAAALDGAGAWRRLWHVTLPQLRRIIGVVTVLQILASLKVFDQVYLLTKGGPNGSTRPVVEYLYDMGFTGYRLGYASAISYVFFALVVLASAVQFVALRRREK from the coding sequence ATGTCCACTCCACTCGCTTCCCCCGGCGGGCCGCCGTCCGGCCGGACCGCCACGGGGCCCGGCGCCGCGCTGCGCCGTGCCCTCCCCCCGGGGCTGCTCTTCGCCCTGCCGTTCCTCGTCCTGTTCGCCCTCTTCATGGTGTGGCCCCTGGTGCACGGCGTCTGGATGAGCCTCACCGACACCTCGCTGGCCGCCCGCGACGCGTCCTTCATCGGGCTGGACAACTACACGGAGGCCCTGGGCGACGCCGAGATGTGGCGCGCCATGTGGCACACCGTGTGGTTCACCGTCGTCTCCACCGTGCCGCTGGTGGCTGTCGCCCTCACCATGGCCCTGCTGGTGTACACCGGGCTGCCCGGACAGTGGGTGTGGCGGCTCGCGTTCTTCGCACCGTACCTGCTGCCGGTCGGTGTGATCGGTCTGCTGTGGCTCTGGCTCTACCAGCCGGACCTCGGCCTCTACAACCACCTCCTGCAGGCGGTCGGACTGGACGGCTACGCCTGGCTGAGCGACGAGTCCGTCGCCCTGTACGCCATCGTGATCGCCACCGTGTGGTGGACCGTCGGCTTCAACTTCCTGCTGTTCCTGGCCGCGCTGCAAGCCGTGCCCGACCATCTCTACGAGGCGGCCGCGCTGGACGGAGCGGGCGCCTGGCGGCGGCTGTGGCATGTGACGCTCCCGCAGCTGCGGCGCATCATCGGCGTGGTCACGGTGCTGCAGATCCTCGCCTCGCTGAAGGTCTTCGACCAGGTGTACCTGCTCACCAAGGGCGGGCCCAACGGCTCCACCCGGCCCGTCGTCGAGTACCTCTACGACATGGGCTTCACCGGCTACCGGCTCGGCTACGCCTCCGCCATCAGCTACGTCTTCTTCGCCCTCGTCGTCCTCGCCTCCGCCGTGCAGTTCGTCGCCCTTCGCCGCAGGGAGAAGTGA
- a CDS encoding extracellular solute-binding protein, with product MVDLPGPRAASARPGGDRAAPSRRGLLRASLASAAVLLGGGALAGCGSAAASPDPRTVRMWDLFSGADGALLDELIESARPDMPGTRVERTVLEWGTPYYTKLAMASAGGRGPDVAVSHMSRLAGYAPLGLLDPWDTGLLAEFGVDEKDFAEAVWGRTQYRGRTFAVPLDTHPFIVFFHPDPAREAGLLTGDGSLDQDAFSTPERFLEAGRELARASGKQGIAFGYVNDTAQGWRLFYGLYRQTGNDFDLPAGGTVTANVDAMTEVIAFMQKLVDGRANPRRLDYPAALAHFTNGQSAMILSGEWELGTFRAADPKVGAAPFPTVFGTPAVYADSHSFVLPRRPDPDEAHRRRTHQAVAAILKAGHIWAKAGHIPAYQPVTRTRDYARLEPQARYAAAAGHVVLDPAVWFAGAGSDFQNSMSQVLQQSMLDGLAPDRAARAMVERINTALSQPSPA from the coding sequence ATGGTCGACCTGCCTGGCCCACGGGCCGCCTCCGCCAGGCCGGGAGGTGACCGAGCCGCCCCATCCCGACGAGGTCTGCTACGGGCCTCGCTGGCCTCCGCCGCCGTACTCCTCGGCGGCGGGGCCCTCGCCGGCTGCGGTTCCGCCGCGGCCTCCCCGGACCCGCGCACCGTCCGCATGTGGGACCTGTTCAGCGGCGCCGACGGCGCCCTGCTCGACGAACTGATCGAGAGCGCGCGGCCGGACATGCCGGGCACCCGCGTCGAGCGGACCGTGCTGGAATGGGGCACGCCCTACTACACCAAGCTCGCCATGGCCTCGGCCGGCGGGCGCGGCCCGGACGTCGCCGTCTCCCACATGTCCCGCCTCGCGGGATACGCGCCGCTGGGACTCCTCGACCCCTGGGACACCGGGCTGCTCGCCGAGTTCGGCGTCGACGAGAAGGACTTCGCCGAGGCGGTCTGGGGCCGCACCCAGTACCGGGGCCGGACGTTCGCCGTACCGCTGGACACCCACCCGTTCATCGTCTTCTTCCACCCGGACCCCGCCCGCGAGGCCGGGCTGCTGACCGGTGACGGAAGCCTCGACCAGGACGCCTTCTCCACTCCCGAGCGGTTCCTCGAGGCCGGCCGGGAACTGGCCAGGGCCTCAGGCAAGCAGGGCATCGCCTTCGGCTACGTCAACGACACGGCGCAGGGCTGGCGGTTGTTCTACGGGCTCTACCGGCAGACCGGCAACGACTTCGACCTGCCCGCCGGCGGCACCGTCACGGCGAACGTCGACGCGATGACCGAGGTCATCGCCTTCATGCAGAAACTGGTCGACGGACGCGCCAACCCCCGCCGCCTCGACTACCCGGCGGCCCTCGCCCACTTCACCAACGGGCAGAGCGCGATGATCCTCTCCGGCGAGTGGGAGCTCGGCACCTTCCGGGCCGCCGATCCGAAGGTCGGGGCAGCGCCCTTCCCCACGGTGTTCGGCACTCCGGCGGTCTACGCCGACTCCCACTCCTTCGTCCTGCCGCGGCGCCCCGACCCCGACGAGGCGCACCGCAGGCGCACCCACCAGGCGGTGGCCGCGATCCTCAAGGCCGGTCACATCTGGGCGAAGGCCGGCCACATCCCGGCGTACCAGCCGGTGACCCGCACCCGTGACTACGCCCGCCTGGAGCCGCAGGCGCGGTACGCGGCGGCGGCCGGCCACGTGGTGCTCGACCCGGCCGTCTGGTTCGCCGGAGCCGGATCCGACTTCCAGAACTCCATGTCGCAGGTGCTCCAGCAGTCGATGCTCGACGGCCTGGCGCCCGACCGGGCGGCCCGCGCCATGGTCGAGCGGATCAACACCGCCCTGTCCCAGCCCAGTCCGGCCTGA
- a CDS encoding glycoside hydrolase family 2 protein, translating to MSTPLPLDVPRPEYPRPQFVREAWLNLNGRWQFETDRGDSGLERGLRDRDLADEILVPFCPESELSGIGDTDFLEAVWYRRTVTVPAEWSGHDVLLHFGAVDHDATVWVNGTEVARHRGGFTPFTAELRGAAEPGEEAVIVVRARDTRHGPQARGKQATWYANTHCHYTRTTGIWQTVWLEPVPAAVRLKRPRITPDLGSHSFHIDLPVTGNLPGHRVRAVLSDEHGEVVSASARADLDLCPRLVLTVPEDRVRTWSPADPHLYGLRLQILDVTGGVVDEATSYAGLRSVAIHGKRVLLNGEPVFQRLVLDQGYYPDGLMTAPTDADLARDIELGLRAGFNGARLHQKVFEERYLYHADRLGYLVWGEFGDWGCETGVRDDNQRPDASYVAQWLEALERDHSHPSVIGWCPLNETYQNLHDRITPLDDVTRAMFLATKQADPSRPVIDASGYAHRVPETDVYDSHSYEQDPEVFARTMAGLAEDRPYVNTAPDGRDWSVPYRGQPYFCSEFGGIWWDAAVAATAAGDERGTSWGYGERPRTAEEFLTRFTGLIDVLLDDPDMFGYCYTQLTDVFQERNGVYGFDRAEKFDTAVLRGTQQRRAACESGG from the coding sequence ATGAGCACGCCCCTGCCCCTAGACGTCCCGCGTCCGGAGTACCCCCGGCCCCAGTTCGTCCGCGAGGCGTGGCTGAACCTGAACGGTCGCTGGCAGTTCGAGACGGACCGCGGGGACAGTGGACTGGAGCGCGGACTGCGCGACCGCGACCTCGCGGACGAGATCCTCGTGCCCTTCTGCCCCGAGTCCGAGCTGTCGGGGATCGGCGACACGGACTTCCTGGAGGCCGTCTGGTACCGGCGCACGGTGACCGTCCCCGCCGAGTGGTCCGGCCACGACGTGCTGCTGCACTTCGGCGCGGTGGACCACGACGCCACCGTCTGGGTCAACGGCACCGAGGTGGCCCGCCACCGCGGCGGCTTCACCCCCTTCACCGCGGAACTGCGCGGGGCGGCCGAGCCCGGCGAGGAGGCCGTGATCGTGGTCCGCGCCCGCGACACCCGGCACGGCCCGCAGGCCCGCGGGAAGCAGGCGACCTGGTACGCCAACACGCACTGCCATTACACCCGGACCACCGGCATCTGGCAGACGGTGTGGCTCGAGCCGGTGCCGGCCGCCGTCCGCCTCAAGCGCCCGCGGATCACCCCCGACCTGGGTTCGCACTCCTTCCACATCGACCTCCCGGTCACCGGCAACCTGCCCGGACACCGGGTGCGGGCGGTCCTCTCCGACGAACACGGCGAGGTCGTGTCCGCCTCCGCCCGGGCCGACCTCGACCTGTGCCCCCGGCTGGTGCTCACCGTGCCCGAGGACCGGGTGCGCACCTGGTCGCCGGCCGACCCGCACCTGTACGGACTGCGGCTGCAGATCCTCGACGTGACGGGCGGCGTGGTCGACGAGGCGACGTCCTACGCGGGGCTGCGGTCGGTCGCCATCCACGGCAAGCGGGTCCTGCTCAACGGCGAGCCGGTGTTCCAGCGGCTGGTCCTCGACCAGGGGTACTACCCGGACGGCCTGATGACCGCCCCCACCGACGCCGACCTGGCCCGCGACATCGAACTGGGTCTGCGGGCCGGCTTCAACGGCGCCCGGCTGCACCAGAAGGTGTTCGAGGAGCGTTACCTGTACCACGCCGACCGGCTCGGCTACCTGGTGTGGGGCGAGTTCGGCGACTGGGGCTGCGAGACCGGCGTCCGCGACGACAACCAGCGCCCCGACGCCAGTTACGTCGCCCAGTGGCTGGAAGCCCTGGAACGCGACCACTCGCACCCCTCGGTCATCGGCTGGTGCCCGCTGAACGAGACGTACCAGAACCTGCACGACCGGATCACCCCGCTCGACGACGTGACCCGGGCGATGTTCCTGGCCACCAAGCAGGCCGACCCGAGCCGCCCGGTGATCGACGCCTCCGGCTACGCCCACCGTGTGCCCGAGACCGACGTCTACGACTCGCACTCCTACGAGCAGGACCCGGAGGTCTTCGCCCGGACCATGGCCGGACTCGCCGAGGACCGCCCGTACGTCAACACCGCCCCCGACGGCCGTGACTGGTCCGTCCCCTACCGCGGACAGCCCTACTTCTGCAGTGAGTTCGGCGGGATCTGGTGGGACGCCGCCGTGGCCGCGACCGCGGCGGGCGACGAGCGGGGAACGTCCTGGGGGTACGGCGAACGGCCGCGCACCGCCGAGGAGTTCCTGACCCGCTTCACCGGCCTGATCGACGTCCTGCTCGACGACCCTGACATGTTCGGCTACTGCTACACGCAGCTCACCGACGTCTTCCAGGAGCGCAACGGCGTCTACGGCTTCGACCGCGCCGAGAAGTTCGACACCGCCGTACTGCGCGGCACCCAGCAGCGCAGGGCCGCCTGCGAGTCCGGCGGCTGA
- a CDS encoding LacI family DNA-binding transcriptional regulator: MGRPRIKDVAEYAGVSPKTVSNVLNDYEHVSEQTRTAVREAIDALGYRVNIAGRQLRRGRTGMIALAVPDLDVAYFAELARNVMAESERRGCTTLLVETGGRREKELAAVRGFDAQFTDGVILSPLDLRPPDLADRDTRLPLVLLGECNPPGSADHVAIDNVAAAREATEHLLSRGRRRIAVIGGDLSGARDTSRLRTLGHQEALAAAGVALRDELILPVPAFRWADGAAAARALLRLPEPPDALLCLNDHLALGAVRALHEAGRSVPGDLDVVGFDDIEATRFSIPTLTTVAPDKRGIARRAVELLLDRIAADGAGGPAVDETAGHRLLVRESSGG, translated from the coding sequence ATGGGCAGGCCCAGGATCAAGGACGTGGCGGAGTACGCCGGCGTCTCACCGAAGACGGTGTCGAACGTCCTCAACGACTACGAGCACGTCTCGGAACAGACCCGGACCGCCGTGCGGGAGGCCATCGACGCGCTGGGCTACCGGGTCAACATCGCCGGACGGCAGCTGCGCAGGGGCCGCACGGGCATGATCGCGCTGGCCGTGCCGGACCTGGACGTCGCCTACTTCGCCGAGCTGGCCCGCAACGTCATGGCGGAGAGCGAACGCCGGGGCTGCACCACGCTCCTGGTCGAGACCGGCGGGCGGCGCGAGAAGGAACTGGCCGCGGTGCGGGGTTTCGACGCCCAGTTCACCGACGGCGTCATCCTGTCGCCGCTCGATCTGCGGCCCCCCGACCTGGCCGACCGCGACACCCGGCTGCCGCTGGTGCTGCTCGGCGAGTGCAACCCGCCCGGCAGCGCCGACCATGTGGCCATCGACAACGTGGCGGCGGCGCGGGAGGCGACCGAGCACCTGCTGTCGCGCGGGCGCCGGCGCATCGCGGTGATCGGCGGCGACCTGAGCGGGGCGCGGGACACCAGCAGGCTGCGCACCCTGGGCCACCAGGAGGCTCTGGCCGCGGCCGGGGTCGCCCTGCGCGACGAACTGATCCTTCCGGTACCCGCGTTCCGGTGGGCCGACGGCGCCGCCGCCGCCCGCGCCCTGCTGCGGCTGCCGGAGCCGCCGGACGCGCTGCTCTGCCTCAACGACCACCTCGCGCTGGGCGCGGTGCGGGCCCTGCACGAGGCCGGCCGGTCGGTTCCCGGGGACCTGGACGTGGTCGGCTTCGACGACATCGAGGCCACCCGGTTCAGCATCCCCACCCTCACCACCGTCGCCCCCGACAAGCGGGGCATCGCCCGGCGGGCGGTGGAGCTGCTGCTGGACCGGATCGCCGCGGACGGGGCCGGCGGTCCGGCGGTCGACGAGACGGCGGGGCACCGGCTGCTCGTGCGGGAGAGCTCGGGAGGATGA
- a CDS encoding LacI family DNA-binding transcriptional regulator, translating into MRVSLKDVAAHAGVSIKTVSNVVNNYQHVTPAMRERVQRSIDTLGYVPNLAARHLRKGRTGIIALALPELGNPYFAELAASVIDAASEHDYIVLLDHTGGMREQELLVSQGFRARVIDGLILSPIELETDDLRDRAQEVPLVLLGERDFDLPYDHIAIDNVAAARAAVRHLIALGRREVAFIGARRGRSEPAQLRVRGWREELTAAGLPADEGLVAATDGWGHADGALAMNHILDSGRRPDAVFAYNDPMAIGAMRVLHERGLRVPEDIAVVGFDDVIEGRFGAVTLTSVSPDKAAIGRLAVESVLARLNDRAPEPRRIWADYQLAERESTLGRPGAGRPTGV; encoded by the coding sequence GTGCGGGTCAGCCTCAAGGACGTCGCCGCGCACGCGGGGGTCTCCATCAAGACCGTCTCCAACGTGGTGAACAACTACCAGCACGTCACCCCGGCCATGCGCGAGCGTGTCCAGCGGTCCATCGACACGCTCGGCTATGTGCCCAACCTCGCCGCCAGGCATCTGCGGAAGGGGCGCACGGGCATCATCGCGCTCGCCCTGCCCGAGCTCGGCAACCCGTACTTCGCCGAACTGGCCGCCTCCGTCATCGACGCCGCGTCCGAACACGACTACATCGTGCTGCTCGACCACACCGGGGGCATGCGCGAGCAGGAGCTGCTGGTGAGCCAGGGCTTCCGGGCACGGGTCATCGACGGACTCATCCTCAGCCCCATCGAGCTGGAGACCGACGACCTGCGCGACCGCGCGCAGGAGGTGCCGCTGGTCCTGCTCGGCGAGCGGGACTTCGACCTGCCGTACGACCACATCGCCATCGACAACGTCGCCGCCGCCCGGGCCGCGGTCCGGCATCTGATCGCCCTGGGCCGCCGGGAGGTGGCGTTCATCGGAGCGCGGCGCGGACGCAGCGAGCCCGCGCAACTGCGGGTGCGCGGCTGGCGGGAGGAGCTGACCGCGGCCGGACTGCCCGCCGACGAGGGGCTCGTGGCCGCGACCGACGGCTGGGGACACGCCGACGGCGCGCTCGCCATGAACCACATCCTGGACAGCGGACGCCGGCCCGACGCGGTCTTCGCCTACAACGACCCGATGGCGATCGGGGCGATGCGGGTGCTGCACGAACGGGGGCTGAGGGTCCCGGAGGACATCGCCGTCGTCGGCTTCGACGACGTGATCGAGGGCCGCTTCGGGGCGGTGACGCTCACCTCCGTGTCACCGGACAAGGCCGCCATCGGCCGGCTGGCGGTGGAGTCGGTGCTCGCCCGCCTCAACGACCGGGCGCCGGAACCACGCCGGATCTGGGCGGACTACCAACTCGCGGAGCGGGAGAGCACGCTGGGGAGGCCCGGGGCGGGGCGGCCGACGGGCGTCTGA
- a CDS encoding ABC transporter substrate-binding protein: MQRTTHRSLLLARPVVVALAAAVALTASSCAKSEDDASDGKKSPAAADAGQKVVTPKPGSKTCTIDAYGGEKIDLKGATVGFSQSEKEANPFRIAETQSIKDEAAKRGVKLLTANAQSQFSKQISDVQDLLAKGADLLVIAPLNSDGWDPVLQAAAAKKVPIVTIDRKINATACKDYVSFIASDFVEQGRRAADQMIEATGGKGEVAILLGSAGNNVTTERTKGFKERVAEKAPGLKVVFEQTGDFTREKGQQVTEQLIQSKPGIKGVYAENDEMGLGAVAALKGAGKKAGDIKIVTVDGTRNAVQGVVDGWISGVIESNPRFGPLAFQTLDTFTRGEEVPQDIVIQDSAYNGDNAEQDLGKAY, translated from the coding sequence ATGCAGCGCACCACTCACCGTTCCCTCCTCCTCGCCCGTCCCGTGGTCGTGGCCCTGGCCGCCGCCGTGGCCCTGACCGCGAGCTCCTGCGCCAAGTCGGAGGACGACGCGTCGGACGGCAAGAAGTCCCCGGCGGCCGCCGACGCGGGTCAGAAGGTCGTCACACCGAAGCCGGGCAGCAAGACCTGCACGATCGACGCCTACGGCGGCGAGAAGATCGACCTGAAGGGCGCCACGGTCGGCTTCTCCCAGTCGGAGAAGGAGGCCAACCCCTTCCGCATCGCCGAGACGCAGTCCATCAAGGACGAGGCGGCCAAGAGAGGCGTCAAGCTGCTCACGGCCAACGCCCAGTCGCAGTTCTCCAAGCAGATCAGCGACGTCCAGGACCTGCTCGCCAAGGGCGCCGACCTGCTGGTGATCGCCCCGCTCAACTCCGACGGCTGGGACCCGGTGCTGCAGGCCGCCGCCGCGAAGAAGGTCCCGATCGTCACCATCGACCGCAAGATCAACGCCACGGCGTGCAAGGACTACGTCTCCTTCATCGCCTCGGACTTCGTCGAGCAGGGCCGGCGCGCCGCCGACCAGATGATCGAGGCCACCGGCGGCAAGGGCGAGGTCGCCATCCTGCTGGGCTCGGCCGGGAACAACGTCACCACCGAGCGCACCAAGGGCTTCAAGGAGCGGGTCGCCGAGAAGGCGCCCGGTCTGAAGGTCGTGTTCGAGCAGACCGGTGACTTCACCCGCGAGAAGGGCCAGCAGGTCACCGAGCAGCTCATCCAGTCAAAGCCCGGCATCAAGGGCGTCTACGCGGAGAACGACGAGATGGGCCTGGGAGCGGTCGCCGCGCTGAAGGGCGCCGGCAAGAAGGCCGGCGACATCAAGATCGTCACGGTCGACGGTACGCGCAACGCCGTCCAGGGCGTCGTCGACGGCTGGATCAGCGGCGTCATCGAGTCCAACCCGCGGTTCGGCCCGCTGGCGTTCCAGACGCTGGACACCTTCACCCGGGGCGAGGAAGTCCCCCAGGACATCGTGATCCAGGACAGCGCCTACAACGGCGACAACGCCGAGCAGGACCTCGGCAAGGCCTACTGA